Proteins encoded together in one Mobula hypostoma chromosome 9, sMobHyp1.1, whole genome shotgun sequence window:
- the socs1a gene encoding suppressor of cytokine signaling 1a, with the protein MVADRNLTDKAANARDHLEPQILEPTEHNHGLQQPNHGHQPARCNTSNRQVETHFRPFKSYSDFLIINKTCRYLENSGFYWGPMSVEVAHNKLKSEPVGTFLIRDSKQKDYFFSLSVKTATALVSFRIRFKDGQFSLDGSTEFFSCVLKLIEHFTTAPRSLLSKPLRKVKLQPLQEICRKRIIESYGRDSIDHLPLNKVLKDYLNTFPFRI; encoded by the coding sequence ATGGTGGCAGACCGCAATCTGACTGACAAAGCTGCCAACGCCAGGGACCATCTAGAGCCTCAGATACTGGAACCCACAGAGCACAACCATGGCCTCCAGCAGCCCAACCATGGACACCAGCCAGCAAGGTGTAACACCAGCAACCGCCAGGTGGAAACACACTTCAGACCCTTCAAATCTTACTCGGACTTCCTCATCATCAATAAGACTTGCAGATACTTGGAGAACAGTGGCTTCTACTGGGGCCCAATGTCAGTGGAGGTGGCACACAACAAACTTAAATCTGAACCTGTGGGGACATTTCTCATCAGAGACAGCAAACAAAAGGATTATTTTTTCTCCCTCAGTGTCAAAACTGCCACTGCTCTTGTCAGCTTCAGGATTCGGTTTAAGGATGGACAGTTCAGTTTGGATGGTAGCACGGAGTTTTTCAGCTGTGTCTTGAAGCTAATTGAACATTTCACAACAGCACCAAGGAGCCTTCTCTCCAAACCTCTGAGAAAAGTCAAGCTGCAGCCCTTGCAAGAAATCTGCAGAAAGAGGATTATTGAGTCCTATGGGAGAGACAGCATTGACCACCTCCCCTTAAATAAGGTCCTGAAGGATTACCTGAACACGTTTCCATTCCGCATTTAA